The region CTGCAATTGCTGGGGCAGAAATATATGAATAAACATTCAAGAATATCTGTTCAGCTCTTGTTCTTATTTATCTGGCTACTGTCTGCAGACCATGTTATTACGCTTTCTCATGTTTGTAGAGTTAGCTAGGACCAGCGTGAGAGAATTCGGAAACATACATGCCCTCTGTCGATATGATGCCTGAAGAAGTAACTTGATTAGACATGTCATTCTCACTTCAATTAGACCTTATGTAATAAATCGTCTCTTATCTCCTCTAGTTGTTACATAAGGTTGATCTAGAATTATATTTGAGCAGCAACAGTAAGACCATCTTATAACCGAGCGATTTCCATCAACTATTGAGAGCGTCAGCCAATTTCATTATCTCATCTATGTTCGATACATTGCTGTGATGACAGAATATATTTATACTCTCGTTATGAGATATATATATTCATGTGTACCAAACTAGTGAACCCATACTAACACTGTTGTTAGTGCCCAAATTGGTATTGGTGTTAGTGAGCATCAAAAAAGACGCAATTACACCCTCTCAACGAAAGTAAAGTTGTGTAGGAGCAAAGTATAATTGTATTAATAAGTTTGGTTAGATGATACTATACCTTTTCTAACGCTATTTTTACTTACTTTCTTACATACATGCCCAATTCGCCACTAACAACACTGTTAGTGGCAGTACACTATTATATAATTGAGTTAATAAGGTAGAATCGTGTATTTAAGAATCTCTGCATATCCATGAGGACAATTCAGTGGGATGTGATCATATGTGAATGTATCATATGTGCTTGACCGGTTAGCATCTATCAGTGATTATTCTCCATTGAGAACCGGATATCACAGGTAATTCTTTGATTAATCATTCATACACTGACAAGCAGATAATGTCCAGCAGAACAAACATGTGAAAATCTGATAACTCGGTAGATTGAGAATCATAGTATTGAGTAATAAAATGATTATCTGACATCGTTCCATCTTCTCGGCTCAAACGCATGATTCTATACTTAAAATGAAAAATCACAAGCTCCCAATCAGATGGTTTCGTTTGCCCAATCGTCGATCTGAACAACTGGTCGAACAGTTACATTTTTACATTTCGTGATGAGTTTTTACACTGATTTCATTCGGATATTGAAAGGTATTTCAAGGAATTTACTGACATCTCTGCACGAGCCGAGTCTGACTGTTTCTGAGAAACTCTGATGTAATAATATGCTCGCCTATTATCAATTTATTGATGTTAATGTGTTAAAGCTTAAATCTATTATAATTCGGTGCTCAACCCCACAAGTAATCAGTAATTGTGTATTAATGACTATCATCGCACGTCTACATTCAAATTTAGGATTTGCGGAGTACTTACGCAGCTCAGATATATATAGTATACTATGATTGGACGTACTAATAATTAATACTATACGGTCATATCCAAATATTTGATATAATATGTGACTGATTGGTTTGAGTATGCTCACTCATATTAAAATCTTCATATTAATCTAATGAGATATCATAATTGGTCGTAATATATTCTATGATTACCTTAAATACTTGATATGTTTTATTTACGTGTTAATTGATACATGAATTAATGGAATTGTATATAAATTAGTATAAGTTACTGTACATATGAGCTATTGTTCAGGCTGTGGAACAGAGCTTAGTGGAGAAGAAACATTCTGCCCAGACTGTGGGGAGTCGATTGATAAAAATAATACTGTAGAGACTAATCTAAGTGAATCAGCAGACACCAATCCAGCAAAAATAGCTGATACGTCTGAGAGTGAGGATGACGGAGTTCAATGGAAACAGGTTGGAATGGCTGGAAGTCTTGCATTAATCCCTGCGTTCATTGCATACTTAGCGCTTTCAATTGCAACTGGAGGAGATCCTGTTGGTATCGTGTTCTTAATTTCACTCCCTGTATTTGGATATCTCCTTTACCAGCGATCGACATTCATTACAATGATTGGCGGGATGTGTTACTATCTCTCGATTGAGTTTCTCCTCAGCCCATTCTTTCTACTACTCTATACTGTCGCATTCGCAAGTGATAGCACTACCACTGCAGCTGGACAAGCGGGAGCTGCTATTGGTGGGTTTGCACTAACGATTGCTGCATTCGTTGTTGGATTGCCACTAGCAATTGCATTTTATCTTGTTTCACGGCGATTAGATCAGACATAGTATGAGTAAATCCATTAAATATAAATAGTATGAGTTTTTGCACGAACTGCGGAACAGAACTCAGTGGAGGGGAGTCGTTCTGTCCAAATTGTGGAGAGTCTGTTCACTTAGATACTGATAGGGATGGTCTGCGAAACTCAACCGACGATAATCCAGCAGATGCTGGTGCTAAATCAACCAACGTAATTAAAAATAGTAGTATAGCAGAGGATCAGAAAGATAAGATAAGAGACATAAATCTCACTTTAGGTAAATCAATTGCATATCCTGTCGGATCATTATTAACTTTTTTAGGAGTTATCTCGTTATTTTCGGACATTGGCGCAGGTATACTAATCCTATTTGCAGGCATCATCGCACTTCCAATCATGCGGTCAAGAATCAAAGATAGAGTGGGTATAGAAATAAATAGATGGGTTGCGTCAGCTATCGTAATCATATCAGTAGGGGCAGGAGTAGCAGTTTTACCATCGGAGACTGGCGGAGATAGCAGATCAGCTGTGCAAAATAATGAGAGTGAAATAAAAACAATTGAGCAACCGGCGAGCGAATTGACACCAACCATTGATAGCTTCGAAAGCGGATGGCGTGTTGTTGAGAGGCAGGGTGGAACTGCTGATTTTGTTTCCCCAGAGGCAAGCGAACGAGTGGTATACCAAGTCATGGTGTATAGGAACGTCAGCGAAGCACAATCGGCAGTGGTATCTGAAGAGCCCGATAATATAGCCACAGATAACCCAGATTTTGGCGATGGAGGTTTCAAATATCAAATTGCTGATAGGGAATATAAGATAGTATTCTATAAAAAAAATGTCGTATGTAGCACAACATACGGAGCTGATGTCATGACATTCAACGCTGAGTCGAACGCAGACAAATTCGCCAAGATTTGCTTAGACTCAATTGAAAGCTGACACTGTCTAATAGATAGCCTTACTATTTCAAGTAATCCTCGATCTCACTACGCTACGTTGGATCAGTGCGTTCCTTCGTTGAATTATTTTTAGTAGTATATATTTGCGTGTCTCAATAACCGGTAACGCACCCGTTGGAGCGAGATCTTCGATAGAGTACAGCTAACAGTCTGCGGTATGTGATTGTCGTCTTCTTTCTGTAACACTGGCAATGAGGGGGTGTGGGGAGTATATAAAGAAAAGAACACTGGCAATGGGGGTGTGGGGGGAGTATATAAAGAAAAGAACACTGGCAATGGGGGTGTGGGGGGAGTATATAAAGAAAAGAACACTGGCAATGGGGGTGTGGGGGGAGTATATAAAGAAAAGAACACTGGCAATGGAGGTGCATGTTAGATATTATCACTTATATAAAGTCGATAATTGATGAGAAACTATTAGACAATTGAAATACAGACAACTAACACTTTTCGAACCATTCACAACGAGGGATCTGAATGAAAAAATATAGTTCAACGCATGATGCTGAATTCCGAAACCCTAAGATATTATTCGAAGGAAACATTAGAGCCGACTATATTATTGAGGTAATATTCCGTAAGGAGATACTCAGAAGTGGATGCTCTGCATCATACCCGGCAGTACTGAGTAAATCATTGATTGGGAAGGTTCGTAGAGTCAAAA is a window of Haloquadratum walsbyi C23 DNA encoding:
- a CDS encoding zinc ribbon domain-containing protein, whose translation is MSYCSGCGTELSGEETFCPDCGESIDKNNTVETNLSESADTNPAKIADTSESEDDGVQWKQVGMAGSLALIPAFIAYLALSIATGGDPVGIVFLISLPVFGYLLYQRSTFITMIGGMCYYLSIEFLLSPFFLLLYTVAFASDSTTTAAGQAGAAIGGFALTIAAFVVGLPLAIAFYLVSRRLDQT
- a CDS encoding zinc ribbon domain-containing protein, with amino-acid sequence MSFCTNCGTELSGGESFCPNCGESVHLDTDRDGLRNSTDDNPADAGAKSTNVIKNSSIAEDQKDKIRDINLTLGKSIAYPVGSLLTFLGVISLFSDIGAGILILFAGIIALPIMRSRIKDRVGIEINRWVASAIVIISVGAGVAVLPSETGGDSRSAVQNNESEIKTIEQPASELTPTIDSFESGWRVVERQGGTADFVSPEASERVVYQVMVYRNVSEAQSAVVSEEPDNIATDNPDFGDGGFKYQIADREYKIVFYKKNVVCSTTYGADVMTFNAESNADKFAKICLDSIES